Within Massilia endophytica, the genomic segment TAGATGATGAACTGGCGCTGGTCCAGGAAGCCCGCGATGCGCATGTCCGGCTCGCGCGTGTTGACCGACGGACGCTTGCCGTACATGTCGCGGAAGCGGTCGCAGACGGCGTCCTTGATTTTCAGCGTGGTGAACTCCAGCGACTTGAGCGGCGACTTGATGGCCGTGACGTCCACGCGGATGGTGTGGTGCACGCCGAACCACTCCTCCCAGGGCTGGGCCAGCACCAGGTCGTAGATGTCGTTCTCGTTCTGGTAATGGCACACGCCCATGCGCATGAGCACGCGCGAAGCGATGCGGCTGTGCAGGTTGATGCGGTAGGCGTCATACAGGTCGCCCGAGCAGTGCACGCCGCCCGGCACCTGGTTATGCACCTTGAGCGTGGGGCTGTGCTGGGCGATCTCCGCCAGCTCCTCGGCCAGCGGCCCCTCCATGCCGCGCGGGCAGGGGCAGAAATAGGAAGTCATAGGTGTACCCTTTATCCGTAGAAATATTTCTTAATTGGGGACAGACCCCTTTATTAAATTTCTTAAAGGGGTCTGTCCCCTTTAAGAAATTAGAATGGCTTGACGACGACGAGCAGGACGATGGCCAGCAGCAGGAGCACGGGGGCTTCGTTGAACCAGCGGTAGAAGACGTGGCTGCGCGTATTCACGCCGCGCTCGAATTTTTTCAGCAGGCTGCCGCAGGCGTGGTGGTAGCCCAGCACCAGGGCCACCAGCACCAGCTTGGCATGCAACCAGCCGGGAATGCGCATGCCCCCTTCCTGCCCGCCATATTGCATCCACATGAGCCACAGGCCCAGCGCCACGGCGGGCACGGCCAGCATCGTCATGAAGCGGTAGAGCTTGCGCGCCATCAGCAGCAGCCGCTCGCGCGCCGCAGGCGCCGTTTCCAGCGCCAGGTTGACGTAGATGCGCGGCAGGTAGAACAGGCCCGCGAACCAGCTGGCGATGAAGACGATGTGCAGCGCTTTGATCCAGAGCATGCGTTTCCTTTACTGGCGGATTTCGCCGTGGCCGAAGACCACGTATTTCAGGGAGGTGAGCCCTTCCAGGCCCACCGGGCCGCGCGCGTGCAGCTTGTCGTTGCTGATGCCGATCTCGGCGCCCAGGCCGTATTCGAAGCCGTCCGCAAAGCGCGTGGAGGCGTTCACCATGACGCTGGCCGAATCGACTTCGCGCAGGAAGCGCATGGCGGCGCTGTGGTCTTCCGTGACGATGGCTTCCGTGTGCTTGGAGGACCAGCGGTGGATGTGCTCCATCGCGGCGTCCATGCCATCCACCACGCGCACGGCGAGGATGGGGGCCAGGTATTCCGTGGCCCAGTCTTCTTCCGTGGCGTGCGCCAGGTGGGCGTAGCCCGCCGCCGCCAGGATGGCGTAGGCCTCTTCGTCCGCGCGCAGTTCGACCTGCTGCGCCGCGTAGCGCTCGGCCAGGGGCGGCAGCACGGCGGCGGCGATATCGCGCGCCACGAGCAGCGTTTCCATGGTGTTGCAGGTGCCGTAGCGGTGGCATTTGGCGTTGTAGGCGATGTCCAGCGCCTTGCCCATGTCGGCCTTGCCGTCGAGGTAGACGTGGCAGATGCCGTCCAGGTGCTTGATCATGGGCACCGTGGCCTCGGCCATCAGGCGCGCGATCAGGCTCTTGCCGCCGCGCGGGACGATGACGTCCACGTATTCCGGCATGGTGATGAGGGCGCCCACGGCGGCGCGGTCGGTGGTGTCGACCACCTGCACGCCGTCTTCCGGCAGGCCGGCCGCCGCCAGGCCCGCCTTCACCAGCGCCGCCAGGGCGCGGTTGCAGTGGATGGCTTCGGAGCCGCCGCGCAGAATGGT encodes:
- a CDS encoding CopD family protein; translated protein: MLWIKALHIVFIASWFAGLFYLPRIYVNLALETAPAARERLLLMARKLYRFMTMLAVPAVALGLWLMWMQYGGQEGGMRIPGWLHAKLVLVALVLGYHHACGSLLKKFERGVNTRSHVFYRWFNEAPVLLLLAIVLLVVVKPF
- a CDS encoding glutamate-5-semialdehyde dehydrogenase, translated to MNTPQDKAPDVAQYMQELGRRARAASRAMARADSATRNRALLLIAEAIERDAALLRAANQQDLDAARASGLAPAMLDRLALSDKAIATMVEGLRQIAALPDPIGEISGLKFRPSGIQVGQMRVPLGVIGIIYEARPNVTVDAAGLCIKSGNATILRGGSEAIHCNRALAALVKAGLAAAGLPEDGVQVVDTTDRAAVGALITMPEYVDVIVPRGGKSLIARLMAEATVPMIKHLDGICHVYLDGKADMGKALDIAYNAKCHRYGTCNTMETLLVARDIAAAVLPPLAERYAAQQVELRADEEAYAILAAAGYAHLAHATEEDWATEYLAPILAVRVVDGMDAAMEHIHRWSSKHTEAIVTEDHSAAMRFLREVDSASVMVNASTRFADGFEYGLGAEIGISNDKLHARGPVGLEGLTSLKYVVFGHGEIRQ